From the genome of Patagioenas fasciata isolate bPatFas1 chromosome 17, bPatFas1.hap1, whole genome shotgun sequence, one region includes:
- the SCARF2 gene encoding LOW QUALITY PROTEIN: scavenger receptor class F member 2 (The sequence of the model RefSeq protein was modified relative to this genomic sequence to represent the inferred CDS: inserted 2 bases in 1 codon): MRNFLAGGGAPPAAAERGAGEAAAERSHCGFRPXRTAAGTGRVPGTAEPRRGGPERPAPYAMGWVKPGPAAPTVMAARGLRPPRRARAGAGAGGAVLLPVLLLVLSRGAAQELSPRGRNVCRAGGSSVLTCCPGWRQQGSECLIAVCEGNFTCKENEVCVRPGECRCRHGYFGANCDTKCPRQFWGPDCKEMCSCHPNGQCEDVTGQCTCNPNRWGPKCENVCLCKHGKCDQKTGKCTCEPNWWGPQCSSSCYCSHNSQCDQQTGNCLCQPGWWGRGCNNQCSCNNSPCEQFTGRCQCRERTFGPRCDRYCQCYKGKCNQVDGTCTCEPGYRGKYCREPCPAGFYGQGCRRRCGQCKSLQPCTVADGRCLTCEAGWNGTKCDQPCSPGFYGEGCEQLCPPCKDGHTCNHINGRCSHCNPGWIGDRCETKCRNGTYGENCAFVCSDCVNGQCHFETGHCLCHPGSHGTYCNLTCPPGRYGANCAESCGCHDGACDPLTGACHMEANQRMGVIGAGALLALLLILLLSLLCCCCICRKKDEACGSNQDPAAAKKPPRRLCGRFSRISMKLPRIPLRRQKLPKVVVAHHDLENTLNCSFIEPPSVVEQPSPSWSSRGSFSSFDTTDEGPVYCVPHEESVGDSRDRGTPASPGDKLVAPASGEEAGEYTFLKETGSVRAFPADSSETPLLKSSDSERSSCGSGSAGAVLYARVARLSKQSKEEEDATAEPRSPGKPPSPERTKPRPPDPATKPKVSWIHGRYNSSQSNSLPAPSRSPEPAAAQSSSPDQGLAKRKRSPSETSAGVQGRAEEKGSTRGKEKAQKQPKDPSVPEGKAGLTGEPQSPSKPKQRNKAGSEPTENINGAVQNAFRKMGAFQPERRVGDNKDAPRSPGTSKPRSEPLHPQLASELAAQLKEKTQSLNKGDGGTRANGVGAQREKPTPPQKAKRSAAAGGQKTSKPLLPTSPHLQKLIPGVAEPAAGEAKRVEKPSTSSSHEQALPSEQVAKKTPIKKPPRKKSREASLEPPRAAAVPAQAVQ, translated from the exons ATGCGGAATTTCCTGGCTGGCGGCGGGGCCCCTCCCGCCGCTGCCGAGAGGGgcgcgggggaggcggcggcggagcgATCGCACTGCGGCTTCCGCCC CCGAACAGCAGCCGGGACAGGGCGGGTACCGGGCACCGCGGAGCCGCGGCGGGGGGGGCCAGAGCGCCCGGCCCCGTATGCGATGGGCTGGGTcaagccgggccccgccgctccGACGGTCATGGCGGCCCGTGGGCTGCgaccgccccgccgcgcccgagccggagccggagccggaggCGCGGTGCTGCTGccggtgctgctgctggtgctgagccGCGGAGCCGCGCAGGAGCTGAGCCCCCGCGGCAGGAACGTCTGCAGGGCCGGCGG CTCCTCGGTGCTCACGTGCTGCCCAGGATGGAGGCAACAAGGAAGCGAGTGTTTAATAG CTGTGTGCGAGGGGAACTTCACCTGCAAGGAGAACGAGGTGTGTGTCAGGCCCGGCGAGTGCCGCTGCCGCCATGGCTACTTCGGCGCCAACTGCGACACCA AATGTCCCCGGCAGTTCTGGGGTCCCGACTGCAAGGAGATGTGCAGCTGCCACCCCAACGGGCAATGCGAGGACGTGACGGGCCAGTGCACCTGCAACCCCAACCGCTGGGGTCCCAAGTGCGAGAACGTCTGCCTCTGCAAGCATGGCAAGTGCGACCAGAAGACGGGCAAATGCACCTGCGAGCCCAACTGGTGGGGACCCcagtgctccagctcctgctATTGCAGCCACAACTCCCAGTGTGACCAGCAGACGGGCAACTGCCTGTGCCAGCCCGGCTGGTGGGGCCGCGGCTGCAACAACCAGTGCTCCTGCAACAACTCGCCCTGCGAGCAGTTCACGGGGCGCTGCCAGTGCCGGGAGCGGACGTTCGGGCCCCGCTGTGACCGGTACTGCCAGTGCTACAAGGGCAAGTGCAACCAGGTGGATGGGACCTGCACGTGTGAGCCGGGCTACCGGGGGAAGTATTGCCGCGAGCCGTGCCCGGCTGGCTTCTATGGGCAAGGCTGCAGGAGACG GTGCGGGCAGTGCAAGAGCCTGCAGCCGTGCACGGTGGCGGACGGGCGCTGCCTGACCTGCGAGGCCGGCTGGAACGGCACCAAGTGTGACCAGCCCTGCTCGCCCGGCTTCTATGGAGAGGGCTGCGAGCAGCTCTGTCCCCCCTGCAAGGATGGGCACACCTGCAACCACATCAACGGCAGGTGCTCCCATTGCAACCCGGGCTGGATCGGAGACCG GTGTGAAACCAAGTGCCGCAATGGGACGTATGGGGAGAACTGCGCCTTCGTCTGCAGCGACTGCGTCAATGGCCAGTGCCACTTTGAGACCGGCCACTGTCTCTGCCACCCCGGCTCCCACGGCACCTA CTGTAACCTGACTTGCCCTCCCGGCCGCTACGGAGCCAACTGTGCGGAATCCTGCGGCTGCCACGATGGTGCCTGTGACCCGCTGACGGGCGCCTGCCACATGG AGGCCAACCAGCGGATGGGGGTGATCGGGGCAGGAGCGCTGCTGGCGctgctcctcatcctcctgctctccctgctctgctgctgctgcatctgccGTAAGAAGGACGAAGCCTGTGG CTCCAACCAGGACCCAGCAGCAGCCAAGAAACCGCCGAGACGCTTGTGCGGGCGTTTCAGTCGGATCAGCATGAAGCTCCCGCGCATCCCCCTGCGCCGCCAGAAGTTGCCCAAGGTCGTGG TGGCCCACCATGACCTGGAGAACACCCTGAACTGCAGTTTCATCGAGCCGCCCTCGGTGGTGGAGCAGCCTTCCCCATCCTGGTCATCCCGcggctccttctcctcctttgaCACCACAGATGAGGGGCCGGTGTACTGCGTCCCCCATGAAG AGAGCGtgggtgacagcagggacagggggacacctgccagccctggggacaagctggTGGCCCCGGCCAGCGGGGAAGAAGCAGGTGAATACACCTTCCTGAAGGAGACAGGCTCTGTCAGAGCCTTCCCAGCCGACAGCAGCGAAACGCCCCTGCTCAAGTCCTCGGACAGCGAGCGGTCCTCCTGCGGCTCGGGCTCAGCCGGCGCCGTGCTCTACGCCCGGGTCGCCCGTCTCTCCAAGCAGtccaaggaggaggaggatgccacCGCGGAGCCCCGTAGCCCCGGGAAGCCACCATCCCCAGAGAGGACCAAACCCCGTCCTCCGGACCCAGCCACGAAGCCCAAAGTCTCCTGGATCCATGGCAGGTACAACTCCAGCCAGTCCAACTCACTGCCGGCGCCCAGCCGGTCCCCGGAGCCAGCAGCCGCCCAGTCCAGCAGCCCCGACCAGGGCTTGGCCAAGAGGAAGAGGAGCCCAAGCGAGACATCAGCTGGTGTGCAGGGCAGAGCGGAGGAGAAGGGCAGCACACGGGGCAAGGAGAAAGCACAGAAGCAACCGAAGGATCCCAGCGTCCCCGAGGGCAAAGCTGGCCTTACCGGGGAGCCCCAGTCACCCTCCAAACCCAAGCAGAGGAACAAAGCTGGCTCAGAGCCAACAGAGAACATCAACGGGGCAGTGCAGAACGCCTTCCGAAAGATGGGTGCATTCCAGCCGGAGCGGCGGGTCGGGGACAACAAGgatgctccccgcagccccggcacCAGCAAACCGCGCTCCGagcccctccatccccagctggcCTCCGAGCTGGCCGCCCAGCTGAAGGAAAAGACTCAGAGCCTCAACAAGGGGGACGGCGGCACCCGGGCAAACGGGGTGGGCGCCCAGCGGGAGAAGCCAACCCCTCCACAGAAAGCCAAGCGCTCGGCGGCCGCCGGCGGCCAGAAGACCAGCAAGCCCTTGCTGCCCACCTCTCCCCACCTGCAAAAACTGATCCCCGGGGTGGCCGAGCCAGCGGCTGGGGAGGCCAAGCGGGTGGAGAAGCCGAGCACCAGCAGTAGCCATGAGCAGGCTCTCCCCAGCGAGCAAGTGGCCAAGAAAACCCCCATTAAAAAGCCTCCCAGGAAGAAAAGCCGAGAAGCCAGCCTGGAGCCACCCCGAGCGGCCGCTGTGCCCGCGCAGGCTGTGCAGTGA